Proteins encoded within one genomic window of Brassica rapa cultivar Chiifu-401-42 chromosome A09, CAAS_Brap_v3.01, whole genome shotgun sequence:
- the LOC103847808 gene encoding uncharacterized protein LOC103847808 — protein sequence MANVFLNSSRNRRSLRTTTDSKHKNLTLKRSESSSDNNYSCKKHPKHRQSPGICSLCLNESLSKLSLDFYDYSSNMTSSSSKNVAKTLSSCSSASSESESDYSSTAISSYYSSVSSCLSPLQHRYSEIVVNKKKKKHPKKQNFLSRLFL from the coding sequence ATGGCTAACGTTTTCCTCAACAGCAGCAGAAACAGAAGATCATTACGAACAACAACAGATTCTAAACACAAGAATCTTACGTTGAAGAGATCAGAGTCTTCTTCAGACAACAACTACTCATGCAAGAAACATCCCAAGCACAGACAATCTCCTGGAATATGTTCCCTCTGTCTTAATGAGAGCCTCTCCAAGTTGTCTCTCGATTTCTATGACTATAGCTCAAACATGACCTCGTCTTCTTCAAAAAACGTGGCTAAAACGTTATCGTCTTGTTCCTCGGCTTCTTCAGAATCAGAATCAGACTATTCTTCGACGGCTATCTCTTCTTATTACTCTTCGGTATCTTCTTGTTTGTCTCCTCTGCAACATCGATACAGTGAGATCGTAGttaataagaaaaagaagaagcatcCCAAGAAACAAAATTTCCTCTCTAGATTATTTCTGTAA